Genomic window (Croceicoccus sp. Ery15):
AACCAGGTGCTGAGTGAGAAGCGCGCGGGCCGCGTGGTGAACCATCTGCAGCAGGCCTGCGGCTGGAAACCCTATCGCATGCTGACCCCAACCGGCATGTCGGAAGCCGACCCGACGGCCGATAACTCCACGCCCGAAGGCAAGGCACAGAACCGCCGCGTTGCGGTGAACGTGCTGGTCAGCAAGGCCGTGGACGATATGTAGTCTTTGCGAGGAGGCGGGGTTTCGGCCCCGCCTCTTTCCTTCTGGCCGTAATGGCAATCTCGCGACCCTATGAAGGGATCGCCACCAACCGGCCCGCGCCGGTTTTTTTACGCCAGCCCGATCCTTTATTGCAAATGCGAGCGAATCGCATTACTAGCCAAAACCGGTCTCGTCGGCACTAGCGCAAGCGCGGGTTCTGAGCACGCGCAATCGCTTTGGCACCGGCGGCGGGAAGGCAATCGGGGGATGGCCTTCCCGCATAACTCGGCCGCGCAAGGGCCAAAGCCTGCATAACACCGCCATGGGCAGCCGGTCAGCTAATCGTCCCTTCAATGGAAGATGCAACGCGTCCTAAGCCGACGCGACAATTCGTGAGCGTGCACCTTCGATGCGTTCGCTGGCAAGAAACGCAGAACTTCGAGGAGGTCGCGGCATTGAGCCCGCGAAATTGAAGCCAGCGACACATCCCCCCCTCCCACAATGGAAACGGCGAGCTTTCGGCTCGTCTCATACGCTTCCCTCGTGCTGGCGCTCCACTCGCGCGTCGGATCGTCAATGTAGCTGCGGTATGCTTCGGCGAGCGTGATTCTCCTAGCACCCTCAAGCGCTGACACGGGCGATGGCTGCGAAATAGGAGCAGGCACAGACACGACGGCAGAGGACGCGACCAGATCGTCTTTCGACGGTCGAAGCAGCGTCGCATCAACCGACAGGCCAGCCGTCGAACGAGCCTGCTCAATCAGAGATTCAATTCCAGCGATCACGCTGGGCAATCGACGCAACGCTACACTGAGACTGTCCGTCCGCAACGACCGCCAGATTTCCAGCCGATTCAACAGCCGCTGAGCGTCAATCGGAACCATGTGGCGGTAATAGAGATTCCGTCCTCTTCGACGCACGCCTTTCGGGAAATCTCGTAGCAGATTCTCGTAGCAGCCATTCTTGCCAGAACTGACGCTTTTCTGAGGGTTTACACCAGGCGATGGGCCACAATCTCGTAGCAAACCATCGTAGCAAACACGCTTTTGGGACCGTCTGTTCGACGATTTCTCTATATTTTCAGCATGTTGAGAAGTGATGGTGCCAGAAGAGGCATCACATTCGAAATAATTTTTTACGTCTTATCAGATAGCTAGGAATTCGGTCGTCTCCAAAAAGCCCTCAAAAGGCCCTCAAAAGCCGTCTAATGCATTGGTTCGATGCCTTTTTCGGGACTCCAAATTCAATTTCTCCCTATGCGAGTTGGGCGATATCAATGTCAGCTTTACGCCCGTATTGTGTTGAAAAAGTCGGCCCCGCCGCGCCGGAGGTTAATTTCGGGCAACAAAAATTCAGAGTGAGCTTGCCGCTTGAATCATTGTTACACTACGAGGCGTGCCAAAGTTCTAGTGTTACCGACCAAAACGGGTGGCAGAGTTTTTCAACACAATACGCCCGGATTCTGGACGTAGCCCGCGCATAGCAAGGTGCCCGAAAGCGGACCGCTTGCTTTTCTGCTCTGGCAGGCTGAGTCAATTGTGAGTGTTGGATGGAACGTTGGTCCGTAGCTTGGATCTGCTGGATTAGCCTTCGCCGGCTAAGCTTTCCAATACCGGGCACCGATCATCACTGGTAGTGCCACACTGCCTGATCAATTTTGTCAGAGCAGTTTCCATGCGCGCGAGGTCCGCCAGCTTGGCGCGGACGTTCCCGAGATGCTGTTCCGCGATTGATTGCACTTGATCGCAATGCACATCGGGCCCCGGTGTGAGGTCGAGCAGCGCCCGCACCTCTTCAAGGGAGAAGCCGAGTTCGCGCGCACGCCGAACGAAACGCAGCCGCTCGATGTCCCGAGGACCGTAGTCGCGGTAAGCGCCCCTTCGTGGAGGCGGGTCGATGACTCCTATCCGCTCATAATATCGGATTGTCTCGATTTTGCATCCGGTCTGTTTCGATACATCACCGATTTTCACACGAAACCCCTTGAGTCTGTAGTTGCTACAGACTGTAAATAATTGCGGGAATCGGGTTTTGGAAAGGGACGACTGGTGCG
Coding sequences:
- a CDS encoding DUF6538 domain-containing protein — encoded protein: MRRRGRNLYYRHMVPIDAQRLLNRLEIWRSLRTDSLSVALRRLPSVIAGIESLIEQARSTAGLSVDATLLRPSKDDLVASSAVVSVPAPISQPSPVSALEGARRITLAEAYRSYIDDPTREWSASTREAYETSRKLAVSIVGGGDVSLASISRAQCRDLLEVLRFLPANASKVHAHELSRRLRTRCIFH
- a CDS encoding helix-turn-helix domain-containing protein; this translates as MKIGDVSKQTGCKIETIRYYERIGVIDPPPRRGAYRDYGPRDIERLRFVRRARELGFSLEEVRALLDLTPGPDVHCDQVQSIAEQHLGNVRAKLADLARMETALTKLIRQCGTTSDDRCPVLESLAGEG